In the genome of Candidatus Zixiibacteriota bacterium, one region contains:
- a CDS encoding N-acetylmuramoyl-L-alanine amidase: MKPAYRSIAVWTLFALAVTARADKVKIAIAGGFEEIRSFSEHDIEYVSLSELADALGGSMAWEITGHTVSYSDAGFRFEFLIGSPWLSLNDTTYNMTYDAAYRDGQLFVPAETFLPLLDRVTPQKITWEGGQETVRVDSDHFNVIDMSVQAKANGLLIDIYLSSPLAYEILISEGNWINISMRNASINRYRVLSRRDSRYMYDLKVHQVENNTGQISLRLRRKISDWSHKIEHNPTRIQIIIKDPDFQMDTSPAPAVLGPDDKIDVIVIDAGHGGDDYGAIGQSGTREKDVTLSTAKRLAGLIRKEKQFKVVMTRDRDKTVSLEERARIANDAGADLFISIHANASPRKQVRGWNVFFLAPALNDSARAVAQLENSYFMRESYNAAEDRQDSNSRDPLASILSEMLMTEFQAESHELAQMVDREFRRRLDTPARGIDQAGFFVLNKVFTPSVLIESAFISNPQEEKLLKDKAYQEKVAAGLYEAIKRFKAKYESD, translated from the coding sequence ATGAAACCCGCTTATCGATCTATCGCCGTCTGGACTCTGTTTGCCCTGGCTGTCACGGCGCGCGCCGACAAAGTCAAGATCGCCATCGCCGGGGGTTTCGAGGAAATCCGCTCGTTCTCGGAACATGATATCGAATATGTATCGCTGTCTGAACTGGCCGATGCGCTCGGCGGCAGCATGGCCTGGGAAATAACCGGCCATACCGTCTCATACTCCGATGCCGGTTTCAGATTTGAGTTCTTGATCGGGTCGCCCTGGCTCAGTCTCAATGACACGACATACAACATGACGTACGACGCGGCCTACCGCGACGGGCAGTTGTTCGTACCGGCTGAGACGTTCCTGCCGCTTCTGGACCGGGTCACACCGCAGAAGATCACCTGGGAGGGCGGGCAGGAAACCGTGCGCGTCGATTCGGATCATTTCAATGTTATTGACATGTCTGTCCAGGCCAAGGCCAACGGCCTCCTGATCGATATCTACCTCTCCTCACCGCTCGCGTACGAGATCCTGATCAGCGAGGGCAACTGGATAAACATCTCCATGCGCAACGCGAGTATCAACAGGTACCGGGTACTGTCGCGGCGCGACTCGCGCTACATGTATGATCTTAAAGTGCACCAGGTGGAGAACAACACCGGGCAGATTTCTCTGCGCCTCAGGCGCAAAATCTCCGACTGGAGCCACAAGATCGAACATAACCCGACCCGTATTCAGATTATCATCAAAGATCCCGACTTCCAGATGGATACCAGCCCGGCGCCGGCGGTCCTCGGGCCGGACGACAAGATCGACGTAATCGTGATCGACGCCGGTCACGGCGGAGACGACTACGGGGCGATCGGCCAGAGCGGCACGCGCGAAAAAGACGTGACCCTGAGTACCGCCAAACGTCTGGCTGGGTTGATCCGCAAGGAAAAGCAGTTCAAGGTGGTGATGACCCGCGATCGGGACAAAACCGTCTCGCTCGAAGAACGCGCTAGGATCGCCAACGACGCCGGTGCGGACCTGTTCATCTCGATTCACGCCAACGCATCGCCCCGCAAACAGGTGCGCGGCTGGAACGTGTTCTTTCTCGCCCCCGCCCTGAACGATTCGGCCCGCGCGGTGGCCCAGCTCGAAAACAGTTACTTCATGCGGGAGTCGTATAACGCCGCCGAGGACAGACAGGACAGCAACTCCCGGGATCCACTGGCCTCGATCCTGAGCGAAATGCTGATGACCGAATTCCAGGCCGAGTCGCACGAACTGGCCCAGATGGTCGACCGGGAGTTCCGCCGGCGGCTGGATACGCCGGCGCGCGGAATAGACCAGGCCGGTTTCTTCGTGCTCAACAAGGTGTTTACGCCGTCGGTGCTGATCGAGTCGGCGTTTATCTCAAATCCCCAAGAGGAAAAGCTGCTGAAGGATAAGGCGTACCAGGAGAAAGTAGCCGCCGGTCTGTATGAAGCGATCAAGCGCTTCAAGGCGAAGTATGAGAGTGATTAG
- the smpB gene encoding SsrA-binding protein SmpB translates to MEQDKEKIKVVVRNRKARFDYQILATIEAGIALVGSEVKSLREGKVQLADAYAVVENGQVLLKNMHISPYKQTGVAGHDPIRTRRLLLHKKEIRKLAAKTEQQGQTLVPLSIYFKGKHAKVELALAVGRKKYDKRQAVAKAEADRRIKQATRRETGH, encoded by the coding sequence GTGGAGCAAGATAAAGAGAAAATCAAAGTCGTGGTCAGAAACCGCAAGGCGCGGTTTGACTACCAGATCTTAGCCACAATCGAGGCCGGTATCGCGCTTGTCGGCTCCGAAGTGAAATCGCTCCGCGAGGGCAAGGTGCAGTTGGCCGACGCCTACGCCGTGGTCGAAAACGGCCAGGTCCTGCTGAAAAACATGCACATTTCTCCGTACAAGCAGACCGGCGTTGCGGGGCATGATCCCATTCGCACCCGCCGGTTATTGCTCCACAAGAAGGAAATCCGCAAACTCGCCGCCAAAACCGAGCAGCAAGGCCAGACCCTGGTGCCGCTCTCAATCTATTTCAAGGGGAAGCACGCCAAGGTCGAACTTGCCCTGGCGGTGGGGCGTAAGAAATACGATAAACGGCAGGCTGTGGCCAAGGCTGAGGCCGACCGCCGGATAAAACAGGCTACGCGAAGAGAGACCGGACACTAA
- the ybgF gene encoding tol-pal system protein YbgF, protein MYGETKSITVIALVAVIIAALLGGCCTKRDVDAINDRLAMLESQSRDTQNRMAKVDSLMSATTESNRQLQNDVRQSTDALGRQLAQLLENYSDLISRLDRLPQQPLRLPPGSSPGAQQGSTAQPPTGPQPSADCMNTYDDAFTQMRRGEYEFAAQGFTKFLADCGTHADAQNVHYWIGECYYSQEKYTQAITEYESQIKDYPSSPKTGPAIYKLARCKQELGKAAEAKQLFQRLVKEFSGTLEAEQAAERLKDL, encoded by the coding sequence ATGTACGGCGAAACCAAATCGATAACCGTCATCGCACTGGTGGCGGTTATCATAGCGGCGTTGCTGGGCGGCTGTTGCACCAAGCGTGATGTCGACGCAATCAACGATCGCCTGGCGATGCTCGAGTCGCAATCCCGCGACACCCAGAACCGGATGGCCAAGGTCGACTCCCTCATGAGCGCCACCACCGAATCCAACCGGCAGTTACAAAATGACGTGCGTCAGTCTACGGACGCCCTCGGGCGACAGCTCGCCCAGCTGCTCGAGAACTACAGCGATCTGATTTCTCGCCTGGATCGCCTGCCGCAGCAACCGCTGCGTCTCCCGCCGGGTTCGTCGCCCGGCGCGCAGCAGGGGTCGACAGCCCAGCCTCCGACAGGCCCGCAGCCGTCGGCCGACTGCATGAACACTTATGACGACGCCTTCACTCAGATGCGGCGAGGCGAGTACGAATTCGCTGCGCAGGGGTTTACGAAATTCCTGGCCGACTGCGGCACTCATGCCGATGCTCAAAACGTGCATTACTGGATCGGCGAATGCTATTACTCTCAGGAAAAGTACACCCAGGCAATAACGGAGTACGAGAGCCAGATAAAAGACTACCCGAGCTCGCCGAAAACCGGTCCCGCGATCTACAAGCTCGCCCGCTGTAAGCAGGAACTGGGCAAGGCCGCCGAGGCCAAGCAGTTGTTCCAGCGCCTGGTCAAGGAATTCTCCGGCACGCTCGAGGCCGAACAGGCGGCGGAACGCTTGAAGGACTTGTAG
- a CDS encoding response regulator gives MSHKLKIPGTRVLVIDDEPEITEIVEAFLSEAGYLVASENAPENAVAKVLQFRPDVILLDIMMPHMDGYDVCQQIKKQPNFAQVPIIFLTGKDRADDMGRSFKVGGDMFIKKPFSCERLLEIVNIVVMSTVNR, from the coding sequence GTGTCCCATAAGCTGAAAATCCCTGGCACCAGAGTGTTGGTGATCGACGATGAACCGGAGATCACCGAGATTGTCGAGGCGTTCCTTTCCGAGGCGGGCTATCTGGTCGCATCAGAGAATGCGCCGGAAAACGCAGTTGCCAAGGTGCTGCAGTTTCGTCCCGATGTTATCCTGCTTGACATCATGATGCCGCACATGGACGGCTACGATGTCTGTCAGCAGATCAAGAAGCAGCCGAATTTCGCCCAGGTACCAATCATTTTTCTGACCGGCAAGGATCGGGCCGACGATATGGGGCGGTCATTCAAGGTGGGCGGCGACATGTTCATTAAGAAGCCGTTCTCCTGCGAACGCCTGCTCGAGATCGTCAACATCGTGGTCATGTCGACCGTCAACCGGTAG
- the ligA gene encoding NAD-dependent DNA ligase LigA: MAKPDPSLLAEYAALKDQIEYHNRRYYVEDRPEISDAEFDKLFDRLLQIESQFPDLVTPDSPSQRVGAIPSRKFESVRHRVPMLSLQKVTTAEEFVEFDRRVKNGLEMDGKVEYTVEPKLDGLAVELVYENGVLVLGSTRGDGQTGENITPNLRTIKSIPLRLSKSAGARYPLLEIRGEVIMRRSAFQRLNEDLARQGVPQLANPRNGAAGSLRQLDPSITASRPLQFFAYGISATDLPGLTSQSEAIRLLEAEGFRINDQFSVVAGYDEVEKQFQLLEQKRPESDYEIDGMVVKVNRFAYQETLGQIARAPRWAVAWKFTAELAETILENIDFSVGRTGVVTPVAKLKPVRVSGVTVSNASLHNEDQMAMLDVRIGDTVIIRRAGDVIPEVVEVVADKRPRSARKVDFPTTCPSCGQKIVRPEGEAAWRCINIGCPAQVEARLFHFASKPGFDIEGLGDKLSAQLISEGLVTDPADLYFLTKDQLLPLERMGDKKAQNLLDNIARSRQAELPRMIFALGISGVGETAAQILARHFGSFEAFQGASAEELQNIAGVGPVIARHITAFFSQSPNRHMIEKLRRGGVEFPKYAARRAGGTLSGQSFVITGTLSRPRSHFVRLIEANGGRVVGSVSSNTDYLLCGTDPGSKLDKARKLGIEVIDETALEKLLGG, translated from the coding sequence ATGGCCAAACCGGATCCCAGCCTGCTGGCCGAATACGCGGCACTCAAAGATCAGATCGAATACCACAACCGCCGGTACTATGTCGAAGACCGCCCGGAGATATCTGATGCGGAGTTCGATAAGCTGTTCGACCGACTGCTGCAAATCGAATCACAATTCCCTGACCTGGTCACACCCGACTCGCCCAGCCAGCGGGTTGGCGCCATACCCTCCAGAAAGTTCGAATCTGTCCGGCACCGCGTGCCGATGCTGTCGCTGCAAAAGGTGACCACGGCCGAAGAATTTGTCGAATTCGATCGCCGCGTAAAGAACGGTCTGGAGATGGACGGCAAAGTCGAGTATACGGTCGAGCCGAAACTCGATGGTCTCGCTGTTGAGTTGGTGTACGAAAACGGAGTATTGGTACTTGGCTCGACCCGCGGCGATGGCCAGACCGGCGAGAACATCACGCCCAATCTTCGAACCATCAAGAGCATCCCGCTGCGGTTATCCAAGTCCGCCGGCGCGCGCTATCCGCTGCTTGAGATCAGGGGCGAAGTTATCATGCGGCGCTCCGCGTTCCAGAGGCTCAATGAAGACCTCGCCCGCCAGGGAGTGCCGCAACTGGCCAATCCCCGCAACGGGGCCGCCGGATCGCTGCGCCAGCTTGATCCCTCGATCACTGCCTCCCGCCCGCTTCAGTTTTTTGCTTACGGCATTTCGGCCACTGATCTACCCGGCCTGACATCGCAGAGCGAAGCGATAAGACTGCTTGAAGCCGAGGGGTTTCGCATCAACGATCAGTTCTCGGTTGTCGCAGGCTACGATGAAGTAGAAAAACAGTTTCAGCTTCTTGAACAGAAGCGGCCGGAGTCGGACTACGAAATCGACGGTATGGTGGTCAAGGTCAACCGGTTCGCTTATCAGGAGACACTGGGTCAGATAGCGCGCGCGCCGCGCTGGGCGGTAGCCTGGAAGTTCACCGCCGAACTCGCCGAGACGATACTTGAAAACATCGATTTCTCAGTTGGGCGCACCGGCGTGGTTACTCCGGTGGCCAAACTAAAACCGGTGAGAGTTTCAGGTGTCACCGTATCAAACGCATCGCTGCACAACGAAGACCAAATGGCGATGCTGGATGTTCGGATCGGAGATACCGTAATCATACGCCGCGCCGGTGATGTCATACCGGAAGTGGTCGAAGTCGTAGCCGACAAACGCCCCCGCAGCGCGAGGAAAGTAGATTTCCCGACGACTTGCCCCTCATGCGGCCAGAAGATAGTTCGTCCCGAGGGCGAGGCGGCCTGGCGCTGCATCAACATTGGCTGCCCTGCGCAAGTCGAGGCGCGCCTGTTTCATTTTGCGTCGAAGCCGGGATTTGACATAGAGGGCCTCGGCGACAAGCTTTCGGCACAGCTGATAAGTGAGGGGCTGGTCACGGATCCCGCCGATCTCTACTTTCTCACCAAGGATCAATTGCTGCCGCTCGAACGAATGGGCGACAAGAAAGCCCAGAATCTTCTCGACAATATCGCACGCTCGCGCCAAGCAGAACTGCCGCGGATGATTTTTGCGCTGGGAATCTCCGGCGTAGGTGAAACCGCAGCGCAGATTTTGGCCCGCCACTTCGGAAGTTTTGAAGCGTTCCAAGGCGCATCTGCGGAGGAACTTCAGAATATCGCCGGGGTCGGGCCGGTAATCGCGCGGCATATCACCGCCTTCTTTTCGCAATCACCGAACCGACACATGATAGAAAAGCTGCGCAGGGGGGGAGTCGAGTTTCCCAAGTATGCTGCCAGACGCGCCGGCGGCACGCTGAGCGGTCAGTCTTTTGTGATCACCGGCACACTCTCCCGGCCCCGCAGTCATTTCGTCAGGCTGATCGAAGCTAACGGCGGCAGAGTGGTGGGATCCGTTTCGTCGAACACAGATTATCTGCTGTGCGGAACCGACCCCGGCTCAAAGCTCGATAAAGCGCGCAAGCTGGGCATTGAGGTTATCGACGAAACCGCCCTGGAGAAGCTGCTCGGCGGATAA
- the murI gene encoding glutamate racemase, whose amino-acid sequence MDTPIGIFDSGVGGLTVARELFKLLPGEDVVYFGDVGRTPYGPRSKEIIIQFTAQDVAFLMENRVKYIVCACNTASAVALEEIAGNYTVQMIGVIRPGAQAAVAKTRNGRIGVIGTQATIASNSYARVVHEIDSKLKIFSLACPLFVPLAEEGYIDKEATYLIARDYLQTMIDVDVDTLIMGCTHYPLLEHVIAAVMGDKVTLINSGRETALAAYDALAQANLLNSRASQSPTLEGEHKFFVSDVPDKFAQVATRFLGHMVDRVTRIDITRY is encoded by the coding sequence ATGGATACACCCATCGGTATATTCGACTCCGGCGTCGGCGGCCTGACTGTCGCCCGCGAACTGTTCAAACTCCTCCCCGGCGAGGATGTCGTCTATTTCGGCGATGTCGGCCGGACTCCGTACGGCCCCCGCTCCAAGGAGATTATCATTCAGTTCACGGCGCAGGATGTGGCGTTCCTCATGGAGAACCGGGTGAAGTATATCGTCTGCGCCTGCAATACGGCGTCGGCGGTGGCGCTCGAGGAGATCGCCGGCAACTACACGGTGCAGATGATCGGCGTGATCCGTCCGGGCGCGCAGGCGGCGGTGGCAAAGACCAGAAACGGCCGAATTGGCGTGATCGGCACGCAGGCGACTATCGCCTCCAACTCATACGCTCGCGTGGTGCATGAGATCGATTCCAAATTGAAAATCTTCTCGCTCGCCTGTCCTCTGTTCGTGCCGCTCGCGGAAGAGGGGTATATCGATAAGGAGGCCACCTATCTGATTGCGCGAGATTATCTGCAGACGATGATTGATGTCGATGTGGACACACTGATCATGGGGTGCACGCATTATCCGCTTTTAGAGCATGTGATTGCCGCTGTCATGGGCGATAAAGTGACCCTGATCAACTCCGGCCGCGAAACCGCGCTGGCAGCGTACGACGCCCTCGCCCAGGCCAACCTGCTGAACAGCCGGGCGTCGCAGTCGCCGACTTTGGAGGGCGAGCACAAGTTCTTCGTCTCGGATGTACCCGACAAATTCGCGCAGGTGGCGACCCGTTTTCTCGGCCACATGGTTGACCGGGTAACGCGGATAGATATTACGAGATACTGA
- the pal gene encoding peptidoglycan-associated lipoprotein Pal, with product MRKTAVLLLIGTLVVVLMAACGKPPSPPPQAPVETRPTDTAPTPPPPPPPEEPKPTLQETQFQTVYFDFDKYDLRADARASLDANFALLQEFPDAIVKVEGHCDERGTVEYNLSLGEKRAKAVMNYLVGRGIAQSRLSIISYGKERPVDPGHNETAWAKNRRAEFKVISQ from the coding sequence ATGCGTAAGACAGCCGTATTACTTCTAATCGGAACCCTGGTGGTTGTCCTGATGGCCGCGTGCGGCAAGCCGCCGTCACCGCCACCTCAGGCGCCGGTAGAAACTCGGCCAACCGACACTGCCCCCACGCCACCGCCGCCGCCGCCGCCGGAAGAGCCGAAACCTACCTTGCAGGAAACCCAGTTCCAGACGGTCTACTTTGACTTTGACAAGTACGATTTGAGAGCTGACGCGCGGGCATCGCTGGACGCCAATTTCGCGCTGCTGCAGGAATTCCCCGACGCGATCGTAAAGGTGGAAGGCCACTGTGACGAGCGCGGGACAGTGGAGTACAACCTCTCGCTCGGCGAAAAGCGCGCCAAAGCGGTGATGAACTACCTGGTCGGGCGCGGTATAGCGCAATCGCGACTCTCAATCATTTCGTATGGAAAAGAGCGGCCGGTCGATCCGGGCCACAACGAGACCGCCTGGGCCAAGAACCGCCGGGCCGAATTCAAGGTCATCTCGCAGTAA